The Ostrea edulis chromosome 1, xbOstEdul1.1, whole genome shotgun sequence genomic sequence gtacatagtaaggcgcgaaagaatttgtttacacgcgggagtgggacagatattcatcacagcgtaagtgaatgtactcagtaagtttctcatacgctgtttaataacccgaattcgattgatacacaaactaagtaagtgataagtatttaggaagtaattaaatacatagaattcttatcctatcacgttattttgctggtcataagtaccatatccaagatatttcttgcaaatatgacattgtttgtatgtttccacttcggtaaaacatttctttcgatagtatttagtatttcccacatttacacatttaaagagaagcggcttttaatacatttcatcgtcttcctcgttggctgtatatccactctgtccaacttaggcattcaaagttccactgaatgcacctcctatacagaagagttcgtatctcaaACTGGCGTATTGGGATGGCttgtttctttattgtcaaatctgcatatgtatgtagcaatattatataatcacctgcatatggtgttgattcgatacgcgagagcatgttctgcgtttGATCAATTTTATATCTAGGCAAGCTACTGCTAAATAAGTTGATGtcacagggatttcaacaggtTTGTTTGTATTcaagcatttcacaaattctatggtctttataataATCTCATTTGCAAATACCCTGTACAACCTTTCATTAGGGCGAAATGCTGCCTGGCGTGTTTCATTCCAATTGCAAGGCCATTCTTTAgatactggttttgactacacattgttctgtttatctgatcaagataaagggcccATGGCGTGTTTAACTGGTTTACAgaggatgcgtactcctcctaggcacctgatcgcacctctggtatatccaggagtccgtgcttgtctcttaattctgtattcttAATGGGATTTATTAGATCGACCACTATtagttatctttactttttacTTCTGTCTCGATGTTACTAAATATAAAGCTTTCCTGAACGTCTTCGTGCTTCTATctaactgtgtatatatatatatatatatatatatatatatatatatatatatatatatataatattccGATGTAGACTTTGCAATTTGGCCCTGAGTATCATGGTTTGTTCAAACTTTGATTTAATATGAATTCATTGTATAAGATTTCGTGTAAATTCTgagggtttttttctttcttttattttcataatgtctTTATTGCCTCCCTTTGGAAAGGGGCGGTATCTGTCATTTGAAAAGACGTAAACTCTCGTCgcccaagaatgctttgtgccgGGTTTGGTTGAAACTGGCTCTGTATTCTCGAAAAGAAGTTGAAAGACGCCCTACAAATTTTggacaaaattttaattgaaCCTGAGATAAGTTGCTAATTGTTCCAGGTTTGGGATTTCACTGGTTGTGAATTACGGTTTCAATTATCACAGAACGATAGGTATGGTCTTTCCAGACAAATTAAATTCTcataaagaaacaaaaaacaTTATTTCATAGATTTGCACGTCATACCGTTATTGTAATCAAGCAACTGCAactgtttttcattttatttattcagaGGTCGATGGCAAGGATAACGGTATTGATCAGGCTTCATTCAAATTTCATAGATTTGAAGAGCGGTTTCAGAGTATAACCTGTTGAAGCAGCAAGGTAATTTGTTGTTCCATAACGATATATCAATACGGTGTTTACATCCGAGACGACGAGCCCACGTTTTGAAAGTGATTAACATGTTGTATCTTGTGCTTCAATGGAAATTTTCCATATCGCCATGGCGTCAATAGACCTAGCATGTAAAAAAGGAaagaataatacatgtacattgtatttcgattcttttgaaataatattttatgCCTAGGGTTGTTATCAAAGATGGAAGAATTAATAGATGGAATCACATTCCAAGCTACCTGCATGATACTTTGAATAAAAGCATCTGCTAGCAGAAAATTTCGTCTCAAAAAGCCATATATACGACAGCACTCTGACTTGAGACTAAGAAGAATATTGGATTcagaaaatacataaaattttacaaagaaCATCCAAAATATACATTGTTGCATTCATCAGTTTAAATTATGAAACAGAAGATATACTTAGCCTCTGCGTGATACGAGATAGTGTCATTGGAGACAAGAGTTGGTGATTTCCCATGCGGGTATAATACTAAATGTCTTCATTTTCTCTGTGTAAACTGGAAAGTGTTTTGAGACGAAACTTTGCTGAGCAAAATAGATCCGTATTATGGATcttattaataaatatttttaaagatgtttgttttcttttttggaCGACAATTGGAGAATTATTTTACTCATTTTCAGACACCACCAGTCGTGGGTGAAGTGCTACAAATTTAGGTCCGTAGCAGCGTGGGTCCCCTATTGTGCCAACACCTGCCGTGGCACAGGACCTTAAGTAAAAGGTCTGTAGAATCTCATCCAAAAGTTCTGAGGCTCTCATTTCTACCTGTATATACCGAATATTCGAAAAATGAGCATGCAATCACTTCTTattttacatcttaggtttgacgtgacTCCGTTACAAGAGAGATTCGAACCCCCGACAATCTCCCAACCCGGTCAcgaatgatacatgtacacagaatCAAATGTTTCTaggaaataaaggaaatcttttaagccacacacacacacacacacacacacatgtagatCTATTCACCGTGAGGGTATTACGACAAGCATTAATGCATGATTTTCACTTACATTTTAAAACTTGGATCATTCTTTCTTTGCTATTGGTATACCTGTGTTATACGTGATTTGATTTGGAACTAGTATAGTGATTATGGAGTATAATTTTGCTGTCGTCTATATCGAGCACATCGTGATGAAAAAATGGTTTCGATCGAGATTAAAAACAGGTCTCCAGTCTATTTTCTAACAGGTATCTCATAGCATTACAGAGCTTTGCTAACATATTGGTATTGAACTCATTGCGAAGTTTATATCTGGTTTGGCAATAGCAAGTAACATCATTCAGTAACCAAAATATAATAAAACGACTTTGAAAAGCATTCTTAGAAAGTCCCAAAAATCGATGTTAGTTTATTTAGAACTTCAACGCTTTGGGAAGATATTGAATAAGCTGCATTTATTCTTCCATTAATGTCTCCCATCGAGCGGGGGAAAGCAACAGTTGATCATTGTTAAGCTTATCGACATGTATCTAGTGCGGTGAAAGCAAACCTCGCGCAATattggaaattttaaaattgatgtgTTTAGCTCCACAGGTACCTACTAGAAAAtcgaattttcaatttttaacggtGAGATGATATTTAACTGAGAGATCGATGTGCATACAATGGCTGGATAGGACTGAACCAACCAAAAACAGATTTAGATCGATACGGCGGGTAATGTTTCGTACAAGAATCAGCTTAAATGGATTCAGattaagtttataaaatatcttgaatagtcCGAGTAAAAGTACTTATTGTATAACGTAATTCCCTTATTCTTTATCATAAAcgttttttgataaaataacattttaaaaaaccatGGTGATGAGGTAGcttattaattttatatttcctTTATCGGACAGCTTTAGGAATGCTGACATAGTTAACTTGATTAGTTTGTAATGCTAACAATGTGGTCTTAATTGACCGAAAATTACATCATGATCACGTTTTGCTTAAATAAAGTAGTTCTAAAACGTTTTATTGATGAGCTCATCAAAACAATATCGCGAACATATCAAAAGCAATACGGTAATAACACACTCAATCTGCTGAATGATCTCAAATAATAAACAATATCGCTCTCATgaataaattatcaaaaaatactGTGTCAAAACGCATTAACTCTTTAGAGAGAACGCGTTTATTTTGGATAAATGTGTATTAATATAACATGCTACCTATGTTGTAGTAGTTTCATGAATTTCGAGGAAAATGAGAGTCATCTAAAAATATATCCCTCACCGTCAAATGCTGTATATGAAAGCCACACAAATAGTAGtacagtgtatacatgtatattgtatatatatatatatatatatatatatatatatatatatatatatatataaaacacatcTAAATACAAcataatatttttcttctttaaatttgtttattttaacagCAACATTCAAAAGACAAAGATAATACTGTTAGCGGCTATTGCACATATTCCATGACAAAGAACAAATGTTGTGACGTAATTTAAGGAAAGACATTACGTCACGTCACGTGAGATAACAATTACAAGTGACGTATCTGGACAATGGTGAGATGAATATACAAAGTGAAATAACCATTACTAAAAAAGTAGATCTGGACGATGGTGTAATAAAAGTACTAAGATATCATAAGTGATTGATACACGACAAATTTTGAACTGCaagaaaaatatgataaaatataGCACAATGTTTCCGATTCTAATCGTACCGTCATACATCTGTAAACTACCAAAGCAGACGACCACGTGCACATGTACAAGGTAAAAGTATCTACAAAGTCACAACCATAATGAGAGcttaaaatacaaatacaaTTAGAAACTTAAAATCTCATTAACAATAATTCTGATTTAAAACACGAATTACACAAACAGAAAATCACAAACTTCCTCTCCATTGTCTGCTGTTATTCTACAGACTCTGGTGTTCGTGCATGTATATCGTCCCAACACCTCGGGCCAAGGCAGAAATGTATGTTCCGCTTGACTGACTAGAGTTCGGTGGACTAGATAACTCATGACTGCTTTGAAACCAAAGCGAAGCgaaaacaacaaaatgtttacagacaacaACAAATGTTGTTCGAACACCTCTACAGCGTGCAAagtatatgtacaaaaatagatgACGACGATTTTGTGCTAGATTATCGTGCATTGGAATAACATGTTGTGCATATCTAGAATTATATTAAGTTGTTTCACTCTACAATGtttaaataaacaacatatTTGAAGTACGAAGACACATTGGTGATAATATTAAAAGTGAACAAGTGTAAAATACCGTGGGTAAAAATGTTCTACGAAAATAGGAAATTGGTCTTTGTTGATatgaaaatctttttaagaCCACCAGGAAAGTGCTAATAGGATGTTATACACAAGCCATTACTAGTGTTTAGGGAGATCTAATATTTAGAAATTGGCACAACAAATTAAATATTGGTAATAATTGTGCAAAATGTGCAGTTCTAACACTCAGAATAACAAGAGACCTCCGATAGAACGGACAGTTCCGACATTACAGACCCTGTCTCTGATTCAGTACCATCTTTGATACACGCCGACTCATAATGCTTGTTAAGGTATGATTTCAGGGCAAACGATTTATCGCATCTCTTGCACTTAAAATGTTTGAATGCTGAATGAGTCTGCATATGGGCTCGAAGATTTGATCTGTCGGCGAAAGCCTTGCCACAGTGTGCGCATCCGAACGGTTTTTCGCCGGTGTGGGAACGCCTGTGCCCCTGGAGAAGCCATGGTCTAGAAAACGATTTGCCGCACATGTCGCACTTGTGTTTGAGTTCATGAGTGAGAATATGCATTGACAAAGCAGGCATGCTCACGTAAACCTTTTCGCAATGTGGACATTTCTTGGCGGAGTGACTGTCGAGGCTTCGATGTGTTTGTTTGTGACGTGAAAGATTCGATGACGTAGCGTAATCTTTTCCACATTCGTTGCAGGTGTATCTTTGTTTCTGGGCTTTTATCGGAATCCCAAAAGTATTTTTGCGTGATCTTCCGTCACTAACAAAAAATGCGTCATACGTGTATCCCACGGTGTGCAAACTGGGAAGGGATGTTCGGATTTCGACCTCCAAGTCTTTATCAGGAACTGGGTCTGGGGAGGGTGATTCCTGGCGACGTATTTCTTCGTATTTTTCTCTGGAGTCAAAATCATCTATAATGGTTGCCGAATTCTGTGGCAGTGTTGGAACAACGACATCTTGAATATAACCTGCAATCAACCCAGGGGAAAATTTGATTAACATCACGACGTATTtagtaaatgacaaaatccaGAATTATTAGCAGAACATTACATATGTACGTGGATGCTATCAAAACCCTGTGGTGTCTACATCAGTGTTAGCTATTTTCGACAACCTTCTTAACTCTGACAGTCTTGACAAAGACGAAAATTTGATCAAGACATTGGCTGTTGCTTGCTTCTTAAGCCACCTTAATGGTTGTTTCAGTAATAATTAGAAAAGTTAACTATTGCAACTTATCTAACTTCTTTTACACGACTAGTCGTAAAATGGGAGAATTATGTTACGTTCATAACTCAATTAGATCAATCTATGGCGGAGAAGTTGGATTAGAGAGGCAACAATTGCATCCTTCGAACATTACCGACTGACAGCGAATAACTCATGTTCAGATCATAACATCAATTATCAACAGATTTAGAAGATGATGTTCCCATAGTTATTTGTAAGTGCATCTTCGCCGTCGATAAGGAGCGATTTCATGTATCATTTATACTCTTTCCAAAAGTGAAAGCAGTTCCTTATGACGTGGTAATTGGACGCTTTTCGTCTTTTGAGTCAGATGATTTAAATTTTTGGATTATTACCCTTTTCGGTTTTAATACTAAAATTTTGAAAGACTTTGCGctaattctttattttttaatttttttataaagAGGTAAAATAAAGTATATTCAGCTCAGAAAAagcgttttttttttataacaatgATTTTTCACGTGCAGAAAGTTTTTCAATCTGTCAATATTCAACAATTTAATGACTCCATGGACGAAATCACGCGTTCAATAGCGATATGCAAACACCCGTGCAAGGGTGGAAGTCCTGAGAGCATTGACCAGAATCACAATTTCCCAGTGTCGGTGAACTCCCATCCAGCACTTCCCCTAgtaatttcattaaaatctcGATTATTCAACTCTTTCACAACAGAAGAATATATTTTGCACAGCTATTGTTCTCTAGTTTAGGTGGTCGACTTTCTATGGTAATTTGAACCATGTTGAACAATATTTCCTCAGGAGTTTGACGTACACGTTGCGTTGCGTTACAATAGACATGCATCTGTGAAGCGTTACAGctatgaaagatttttttttatattttgacagCTAACCttataattttaattatttattaatgtcttttcattttgttcagAGAAATTCTTGTCAAACAAAAGAGAATGCGGgttataaaaattgatttttcgCTCCTTTTAAGGTTCACATAACACGgatggaaaaaagaaaagaaaagattcTTCTTTCGCTACAAGAAGGATAGAATAAAATTCTGCAGGAAACTGAAAAGTAGAGGTCATTTACAGAAAAGAGAAAAAGTAGTCGTGAAAAGGGGTAGATTCAACAATAATGATATTCAATAAAACtctaaatatttctatttttgcTTTAAATTTGTCGCTAATCATTTTCACTTTAGTCAATGCTTGCATATAAGCTAGAATTATTCATCAAATGTATTGGAAATAATTTGCAGTCATTTTCGTAGCTTAACATAGAtaaggaagaagaaaaaacccataAATATGTAGTCACACAAAAATGAGTAAATAAGTACGtaacacctctctctctctctctctctctctctctctctctctctctctctctctgaatcaTAAATGTATAATTACCGTTACTGATGCGGACAGAGAGAGGCTGCACAACTGGGGTGAAAGGAGTGGCTGCCTTCAAACTCGCCACCGAGTCCTCGAACACGTCCCTGATTCTGTATTGGTTCGGGTGTCGGTCTTCGTCACCTTTCACTTTTTTGACTAGAAACGACCGGGGCATTTTTTTTCTCCTGTCACTTGAGTTTTAACCAAACAATTTAAAGTTTCATATCTTCCACCAAAGTTTACATCTTCAGGACGAGTTTTTCCTTGTTCATAAAAGttccaaagttttttttttcttgcgcAAATTTTTACCCGCGATGTTATTTCTTATCGTCATGGTAGCTGCTGTACAAATTATCTAAACATTTTTCAGGTTCCCCCCTTTTTCTTATACACGTTTGGTGATATGTCAGTTCGCACGCTTCCATAAACGGACTTATATACCCAGTCGCACGCCAATCAAGCGGCACGCGCCTCCACGAATCGCAGCCGAGAATCGCCTGTAATTGAACTCTGTCGGAACAATGCAACGAAAGTGGTGTAGCGCTTTGACAAATACAAACATTTACCATTATTCCATTGAATCGTTATTCTAGCTTCGTCATCTGGATCTTTGAATggaatttcattattttaattAGGTGGCATCAGGGCATTGCCTTGACATGCGCAGAAGCGTCCCGTTCGCGTGCTGGGTGATCAGAGATTTTATAGGTTTAGTGAGTTCAAATTATCTGAgttaatcatttatatatacatataaagaaTAATGTGCCGAAATAGCCAACTATTTTGAAATAGCTAAACGAATTTATGAAAGAGtttttctttgtaaatatttatatatattttttttattttatcacgTGGTTCATTGTATGTATATGCAATACGTGGTTGTATCAAAATGGAATAATTCGATACCCTTGAGTGATTTTAATTCCATACATATTTTAACACAAAGTAGTAATGATTAATTCACGATAGATATATGATATCTTGGATTTTTCTATCTGTCACCTGACAAAACGTACCTGTATCTATAAATAATAAACTAGGTCTATTGAAAGTTAGATATCGCTACCATTGATTCTTGTTTCGGCTCAGTTCTACTAAATAAACAACCACCTGTTGTAAAAGCTCCCCGTCAACAGAaactcaataatttttcattctaCCTGTAACCAGTTCTGTTTGCCTTTAACGATTTCTATCGCGGTATATCTTTGTTGCAGTTGGAAAATGCAATacaaatagatttttttttgttggcGAATTTGTTTGTCGAATCAAAGATACAAAACTGGATTTTGAatagtgaaaaagaaaataaaaaaatatgtacttttaaaacagtttatttcatccacatgaaattcacttgtggaatatatttcaaaattaaaaacgaCATCATATAAagatggaaataaatacatacactgtattttgaaacctgaaatagtATGACATGTATGTGGATAAGGATACACATTTTTAAGTAAATTCCACAAATGTTAAgtgtttcaaattaaaaaaaaaaaaaagcaactttgaaattccatttttttaaaGGATAAAATTATTTCCAAACTGAAGCAAGATTGGTTTGTCTTGTTTTACACGTGAATCGCATTCGCGCAGGTGCACAAAGTTCTCGACCCAACGGTGGGCGATTATAATGCATAACATCTCATTTGAGACCGATGCACTTAAGATGCACGTAAATCGAAGCATAACTTATTGAAAGCAACAAAGGATTATTTGAAGGAACAAAACAGGACATTTACTGAATGCATCAAGGATGACGAAAAGCATCGGTCATTCAACTGGCAACAGAGAGTGGACGAGCATTGAGGACCGCATAATAATTACGCTGGGTTACGAAAATAGCCCACTGGACAATGCTAGGCCCTATTTATACCATTTGATTGTCTTGCACAAGAAAAAGCTGGAAGCTGCACCGGTTGCATGGTCTGCATGTTATATCCAGATTGGACCATCTGCCTCTTGACGTTTCTGTACTCCGAATTAACTCGGATATTATGCGACCAAAATTGTTACacaaaaattagcgacaaaggCCGGGACCAAAATTAGATTCTTTCATTGAGAGATTGTATCTAAAACGGGTACCGGAGGAAAAtgataatatttgtttttatggCCCTCATTGTAACGGTGGAGCACTTATACCTTTGATGTAAAACACCTCACCCAGCATGCAGCGTGCATTCTTGGGGGTCACCTTTGCCACGCGTGAAGACAAATTTCTACCACATGCTCAATAGATCTCCACCATTTGCCTACTAACTTCTATATTTGATGTTAGAAGTTTTAATGGTAGTTACCGACGACAAAGCGAACTTGTTACATCAGCCAGCGCAACAGTTGTGAGAAAGTGACGGTTTAAGGATACAATGACATAACCGAAAACAGATGCCCGAACCCATTGTTCCGAGAGAAATCGAGAGTTCAAGTCTTTCGAACATTTCCATCCAGAATGAGAAAATTATGGAATCGCAGCGTTAGgtttcaaatgaattttatgATGAAGTTGTGCGATAACTGCCTCGTTTGTTACAACAATGCCCAAAAGAACATAAAAAAGGGGGAAGGATGTCACCCGTGATAAAAGTGTTAGAAAAATCATTGTTCCTTTTTTCTTTAGATATTTACTTTCACTGAAAGTCAAGCTCTTTGAATTCTTGAGAGATTGATACAAGCGATGtttaaatgatacaaaatacTGGTGCTTCTTTTAACGTTGTTCAACCATTGTTTACTGCATGTAAGGGTTTCATCTTACGAAGTTTGTAAGCGTACGTATACTTCTAGAGAAACAAAAAGTTGTCTCTTACCGTAGTTGATAAAttcatcaaatgaaaatttgGTTTTTGTACTAGTTACTATTGGACGGCATATTGAGGAATTGCAGTAATTTTATAATGGGAATATTTTGtgattctttttatttttcaagtgatttttgaaatacaaaagaTTTACAAAGGATTTACGTTTTTTAAGTTGAATTCCTAATTGAAATTTTgctttgtataaaaaaaaccgCAAAACTTTTTTCATATGAAGATCAAATTTGCAAAAGAATAAAGGGATGTCTGATTGATGAAAGGACGAAGATTTGTAGAAAACACGTGCCCCGGTCTTTCAAGAATTGTAtttaatgttattattatgattattattaatACATTACTAGAAACGATACAATGAAATAGAGACAGGGGAGTGTCATTTAAATGGTGAAATTCAGCGCAGATTCCTCAGCCACCTGCAGCAGACGAGAGCGGTCACTGTCTTCTGTTTAAGTCAGATTTCTGTCATCAATCATTTCTTAACGGTTAGCTGATTGAAGAAGATATCTACTATTGTCACTCAAAAATTCCAAAATATATaagtaaagaaaataaatattaccaAACTTTGAAAAGGGTTCGTGATAAAACTTTTTCACCCATCTTTTCAGAGTGTAAAAATGAAGAATAAAAACttagttttaaattatttttcatacgTCAACATTCATTAGCTTGATATTCTTATCATTCAtttaattacagtgtatatgtggCAAATCAATTTCATGTGACAAAAAAGTACCCTTACAACTATAATCTTTAAACGTGTGTTTACCCATTCACTGCAACGACCCGCCAAAAGGGTTAGGGAATCCACACGACGTCAGATTCTATAGATACTGTAACATCACTTATATTTATCGGGTATTATTTTCGTCATTTTCGCTATATGGATACATTCGCGAATTGATATCTTTTATGAGCTGCAGGAAGTGAAAAAACATGCAGAGCTACGTACAACTTGGTAGTCACGAAATCCAGAACAAACACTGCCAAAATGACTATGCTCATATTTCTCCACTTCCGGTGATTCTACACGAACTTTGTTTTACTGACTATGGTTAAATTCAATGATGTTCTGAAAAAGTCTCGTGCGACTGTTTGTTTTTTCTCA encodes the following:
- the LOC125672696 gene encoding transcriptional repressor scratch 2-like encodes the protein MPRSFLVKKVKGDEDRHPNQYRIRDVFEDSVASLKAATPFTPVVQPLSVRISNGYIQDVVVPTLPQNSATIIDDFDSREKYEEIRRQESPSPDPVPDKDLEVEIRTSLPSLHTVGYTYDAFFVSDGRSRKNTFGIPIKAQKQRYTCNECGKDYATSSNLSRHKQTHRSLDSHSAKKCPHCEKVYVSMPALSMHILTHELKHKCDMCGKSFSRPWLLQGHRRSHTGEKPFGCAHCGKAFADRSNLRAHMQTHSAFKHFKCKRCDKSFALKSYLNKHYESACIKDGTESETGSVMSELSVLSEVSCYSEC